In Cytobacillus oceanisediminis, the following proteins share a genomic window:
- a CDS encoding ABC transporter ATP-binding protein, translating into MLQLNQIHKVFNEGTPDEKIALDTINLTLNEGDFVTVIGSNGAGKSTLMNIISGVMIPDVGSVYIDGLNVTGMSEYKRAKLIGRVFQDPMAGTAPSMTIEENLSMAYSRNKTRTLRKGVTKKRKDYFREVLETLHLGLEDRLNAKVGLLSGGERQALSLLMATFTEPSILLLDEHTAALDPARAELITNLTKEIVEKYNLTTLMVTHNMQQALDLGNRLIMMDKGQIILEVDDGQKQHLTIEQLLNEFQRIRGTKMASDRALLS; encoded by the coding sequence GTGCTGCAATTAAATCAGATTCATAAAGTCTTCAATGAAGGTACTCCAGATGAAAAGATTGCACTGGATACGATCAATCTCACATTGAATGAGGGGGACTTTGTCACTGTTATCGGAAGTAATGGGGCAGGGAAGTCCACTTTAATGAATATTATCTCCGGTGTCATGATTCCTGATGTCGGGTCCGTTTATATCGATGGCCTAAATGTCACGGGCATGTCTGAATATAAACGGGCAAAGCTCATAGGCCGGGTTTTTCAGGATCCGATGGCCGGTACCGCTCCGTCCATGACAATTGAAGAAAATCTCTCCATGGCGTATTCAAGGAATAAAACAAGAACATTAAGAAAAGGAGTTACGAAAAAGCGCAAAGACTATTTTCGTGAAGTTCTTGAAACCCTCCATCTTGGCCTTGAAGACCGTTTAAATGCAAAGGTTGGTTTATTATCAGGAGGAGAACGGCAGGCACTTTCATTATTAATGGCTACCTTCACAGAGCCATCCATTCTTTTGCTCGATGAACATACCGCTGCTCTTGATCCGGCTCGCGCAGAGCTTATAACAAATCTGACAAAGGAAATTGTTGAAAAGTACAATTTAACCACTTTAATGGTCACTCATAATATGCAGCAGGCGCTGGATTTAGGAAATAGGCTGATTATGATGGATAAAGGCCAGATTATTCTTGAAGTAGATGATGGACAGAAACAGCATCTGACAATTGAACAGCTTCTAAACGAATTTCAGCGGATTCGCGGAACAAAAATGGCAAGTGATCGTGCTTTGCTTTCTTAG
- a CDS encoding thioesterase family protein has protein sequence MKPGLQIGNQAVVHAVVSPEMFAQFEGEVIHPAYSTVTMIYHMEWASRLLIIPYLDEEEEGMGGAVTARHLSPSPEGSSIIITATVSKLDGNSVYSTVTVHNGKILAGEGEVKQVILKKSRIAELLKRE, from the coding sequence ATGAAACCTGGGCTGCAAATTGGGAACCAGGCAGTTGTCCATGCAGTGGTTTCCCCTGAGATGTTCGCACAGTTTGAAGGGGAGGTCATTCATCCTGCCTATTCAACCGTAACGATGATCTATCACATGGAATGGGCATCCCGCCTGCTGATCATCCCCTACTTGGATGAGGAAGAAGAAGGGATGGGGGGAGCTGTTACAGCCAGGCATTTATCCCCTTCACCTGAAGGATCATCCATTATCATAACAGCTACCGTATCCAAGCTGGACGGAAATTCAGTTTACTCAACTGTAACCGTCCATAATGGAAAAATACTTGCTGGCGAAGGTGAAGTCAAACAGGTGATTCTGAAGAAAAGCAGGATTGCAGAATTGTTAAAGAGAGAATAA
- a CDS encoding Leu/Phe/Val dehydrogenase, with translation MTDMFQKIKDHEQVVFCNDESTGLKAIIAIHSTRLGPALGGCRMFPYNSVDDALEDVLRLSKGMTYKCAAADCDFGGGKAVIIGDPLKDKTPELFRAFGQFVESLNGRFYTGTDMGTSTEDFVHALKETNCIVGVDEVYGGSGDSSVPTAQGVIYGLQATNKALNGTDDLSGKSYAIQGLGKVGYKVAERLLEEGADLFVTDISRQAIDQLLSKAKEIGAGVKVLSSNEIYAAQADFFVPCAMGGVINDDTIGLLKVKAIVGSANNQLMDMRHGQILKDKGILYAPDYIVNAGGLIQVADELYTPNKERVLRKTKAIYNSLLNIYEHAEANGITTVEASNQFCESRIEARTRRNSFFSHMKRPKWAVRT, from the coding sequence ATGACAGATATGTTTCAAAAAATTAAAGATCATGAACAAGTCGTTTTCTGCAACGATGAATCTACCGGTTTAAAGGCAATCATTGCAATCCACAGCACTAGATTGGGTCCGGCTTTGGGAGGCTGCCGTATGTTTCCATACAACAGTGTCGATGATGCCCTTGAAGATGTCCTCCGATTATCAAAAGGCATGACCTATAAATGTGCAGCAGCCGATTGTGACTTCGGAGGCGGGAAGGCTGTAATTATCGGGGATCCATTAAAAGATAAAACACCCGAACTATTCCGCGCTTTTGGCCAATTTGTTGAATCATTGAACGGGCGATTCTACACAGGAACAGACATGGGTACTTCTACAGAAGATTTTGTTCATGCCCTGAAGGAAACGAATTGCATTGTAGGAGTTGATGAGGTTTATGGAGGAAGCGGCGATTCTTCGGTACCAACCGCACAGGGTGTTATTTATGGCCTTCAGGCAACAAATAAAGCACTGAATGGAACAGACGACCTTTCAGGCAAAAGTTATGCCATTCAGGGACTTGGCAAAGTTGGATATAAAGTGGCAGAAAGACTGCTGGAGGAAGGGGCAGATTTATTTGTGACAGATATCAGCCGGCAGGCAATCGACCAGCTTCTCAGCAAAGCGAAAGAAATTGGTGCCGGGGTGAAGGTACTATCCAGCAATGAAATATATGCGGCTCAGGCAGACTTTTTTGTTCCATGTGCAATGGGCGGAGTCATTAATGATGACACAATCGGCCTGCTTAAAGTAAAAGCAATCGTAGGTTCTGCCAATAACCAGCTTATGGATATGCGACATGGTCAAATCCTTAAAGATAAGGGCATCTTATACGCTCCCGATTATATTGTGAATGCAGGGGGATTAATCCAGGTCGCAGACGAATTATATACACCTAATAAAGAAAGGGTACTCCGCAAAACAAAAGCTATTTATAACTCTCTTCTGAACATCTACGAACATGCTGAAGCAAATGGAATAACAACGGTGGAAGCATCCAACCAATTCTGCGAGAGCCGCATTGAAGCGCGCACACGCAGAAATAGCTTTTTCTCCCATATGAAACGCCCGAAGTGGGCAGTAAGAACTTAA
- the pdhA gene encoding pyruvate dehydrogenase (acetyl-transferring) E1 component subunit alpha, with protein sequence MENHFPIRRIMDENGKIINSDYEEKITEKLVKEFYRHMVRIRIFDRKAISLQRQGRIGTYAPYEGQEASQVGTAAALRENDWMFPTYRDHGAAMTFGHSLRNILLFWNGRNEGCVPPDGKNIFPPAIPIATQIPHAAGAAFAERKKGTANAAIAYFGDGATSEGDFHEGLNFASIFKAPVVFFNQNNQYAISVPFDKQMNTKTIAQKALAYDIPGVRIDGNDVFVVYFETLNALERARKGEGPTLIEAVTWRYGAHTTADDPSKYRDQSESNNRRQETDPILRLERWMKNMGRFDEKWVQTTEEKAAAEIDKAIAEMENFPPADPAVIFDHVFAEPTWQIRQQKEEYLKLMGGGR encoded by the coding sequence ATGGAAAATCACTTTCCGATCAGGCGGATAATGGACGAAAATGGAAAAATTATCAATTCCGATTATGAAGAAAAAATAACTGAAAAACTTGTAAAAGAGTTTTATAGACATATGGTAAGAATTCGTATTTTTGACCGCAAGGCTATTTCACTTCAGCGTCAGGGCAGGATAGGCACATATGCACCTTATGAAGGACAGGAGGCTTCCCAGGTCGGAACTGCTGCTGCATTAAGGGAGAATGATTGGATGTTTCCTACCTATCGCGACCACGGAGCAGCTATGACATTTGGCCACTCATTGCGAAATATCCTGTTGTTTTGGAACGGAAGAAATGAAGGGTGTGTGCCGCCTGACGGAAAGAATATTTTTCCTCCGGCCATCCCGATTGCAACACAAATCCCTCATGCGGCAGGAGCTGCTTTCGCAGAAAGGAAAAAAGGCACAGCAAATGCCGCTATTGCTTATTTTGGAGACGGTGCGACTTCCGAAGGAGATTTTCATGAAGGGTTGAATTTCGCCAGCATTTTTAAAGCGCCGGTTGTCTTCTTTAATCAGAACAATCAATACGCCATATCTGTTCCTTTTGACAAGCAGATGAACACAAAAACAATCGCCCAAAAAGCCCTGGCTTATGATATTCCGGGAGTCAGAATCGATGGGAATGATGTTTTCGTGGTTTATTTTGAAACCTTAAATGCATTAGAAAGGGCACGTAAAGGTGAAGGGCCGACACTAATCGAAGCAGTAACGTGGAGATATGGGGCTCATACCACTGCAGATGATCCATCTAAGTACCGCGATCAATCGGAAAGCAACAATAGAAGACAGGAGACTGACCCCATTTTAAGGCTTGAGCGCTGGATGAAAAATATGGGGAGATTCGATGAGAAATGGGTGCAGACCACTGAAGAGAAAGCAGCTGCTGAAATAGATAAGGCTATAGCCGAAATGGAGAATTTTCCTCCTGCCGATCCAGCAGTTATTTTTGACCATGTCTTTGCAGAGCCTACATGGCAAATCAGGCAGCAGAAAGAAGAGTACCTGAAGCTGATGGGAGGTGGCCGATAA
- a CDS encoding alpha-ketoacid dehydrogenase subunit beta: MKTAVEAKTMTLVQAITDALDTMLNEKEEVLLLGEDIGKNGGVFRATDGLQAKYGEGRVIDTPLSEAGFVGAGIGMAVNGFLPVIEIQFLGFIYPAYEQIMTHASRIRMRTMGHFTVPMVIRAPYGAGVRAPEIHCDSTEAIFTHMPGIKVVCPSSPYDAKGLLIAAIEDPDPVLFLEPMRCYRSAREEVPEGKYSIEIGKGKKLMEGDDVTVITWGAMVPEAMEAAKLMKEKNTHCDVIDLRTLFPLDKDMIAESVQKTGRTVIVHEAHATGGVGNDVLAIINDTSFLYQKAPVERVTGFDAPVPYFGFEDHYLPTPARIQQAIEKVMKF; the protein is encoded by the coding sequence ATGAAAACGGCAGTTGAAGCAAAAACCATGACATTGGTTCAAGCCATTACCGATGCACTAGATACCATGCTGAATGAAAAGGAAGAGGTTTTGCTGCTAGGAGAAGATATCGGAAAGAACGGTGGTGTTTTTCGTGCAACTGATGGTCTCCAGGCTAAGTATGGCGAAGGCCGTGTTATTGATACTCCTTTAAGTGAAGCGGGTTTTGTCGGAGCGGGAATTGGCATGGCTGTAAATGGATTTTTACCGGTAATCGAAATTCAGTTTCTGGGTTTTATCTATCCTGCATATGAACAAATCATGACTCATGCTTCGAGGATCCGAATGAGGACTATGGGACATTTTACTGTTCCGATGGTTATAAGGGCTCCATATGGTGCAGGTGTAAGGGCTCCGGAAATTCACTGTGATTCAACGGAAGCCATTTTTACTCATATGCCTGGAATTAAAGTAGTCTGCCCATCCAGTCCTTATGACGCGAAAGGACTGCTGATTGCTGCCATTGAAGACCCGGATCCGGTTCTGTTTCTTGAGCCGATGCGCTGCTATCGTTCGGCCAGGGAGGAAGTTCCTGAAGGGAAGTATAGCATTGAAATTGGAAAAGGCAAAAAGCTCATGGAGGGTGATGATGTGACGGTCATTACGTGGGGAGCAATGGTGCCTGAGGCTATGGAAGCGGCAAAGCTGATGAAAGAAAAGAACACTCATTGTGATGTGATTGATTTAAGAACCCTTTTCCCTCTGGATAAAGATATGATCGCAGAATCTGTCCAAAAGACAGGGAGAACAGTCATTGTCCATGAAGCTCATGCTACCGGTGGAGTAGGAAATGATGTGCTTGCCATCATTAATGATACATCGTTTTTATATCAGAAAGCACCAGTTGAACGGGTTACTGGATTTGATGCACCAGTGCCATATTTCGGTTTTGAGGACCATTACCTGCCAACTCCGGCAAGGATCCAGCAAGCAATAGAAAAAGTTATGAAGTTTTAG
- a CDS encoding dihydrolipoamide acetyltransferase family protein — translation MEVKLHDIGEGMTEADINCFLVKPGDAVKADDPLVEVQTDKMTAEIPAPRAGIIKEFKVEPGDTVTVGTTILILEAAGLDGNEKVKVTSHTANSHKPQEPLKSFTAFKGKRVLASPFTRKIARENSIDIENITGSGPAGRILDEDIYRYLASVQSKPDPAEQEIEVSMDTLVSLPGEKGIIPFRGRRKQIARKMAQSLYTIPHCTHFEEIDVTELITFRKELKILNQNISATAFFLKGLSICLKEFPVFNAVLHEEKEEIHLASEHHLGVAVDTAEGLIVPVINHVENKTIREIHAEMKQLTEKAVENKLSVKEISGGTFTISNVGPLGGSFGATPIIQHPQTALVSFHKTKKMPVVTDDDQIVIRSMMNISMSFDHRVADGATAVRFTNRFAELIKNPKLLVLEMV, via the coding sequence GTGGAAGTGAAACTTCACGATATTGGAGAAGGCATGACAGAAGCAGATATCAATTGCTTTTTAGTCAAACCAGGGGATGCAGTCAAAGCCGATGATCCGTTAGTGGAAGTACAGACTGATAAAATGACTGCTGAAATACCTGCTCCCAGAGCGGGAATTATTAAGGAATTTAAAGTGGAGCCTGGCGATACGGTTACAGTGGGGACGACCATATTAATTTTAGAGGCTGCGGGACTTGATGGGAATGAGAAAGTGAAGGTCACTTCTCATACTGCGAACTCTCATAAGCCGCAGGAGCCATTGAAATCTTTTACGGCATTCAAAGGAAAACGGGTGCTTGCTTCTCCATTTACGAGAAAAATAGCACGGGAAAATTCGATAGACATTGAGAATATTACTGGGTCAGGTCCTGCCGGCCGTATTTTGGATGAAGACATCTATCGATACTTAGCATCCGTACAGAGTAAACCTGACCCAGCTGAACAGGAGATAGAGGTTTCAATGGATACTTTAGTAAGCCTTCCTGGTGAGAAAGGAATCATTCCATTTAGGGGCAGAAGGAAACAGATTGCCAGGAAAATGGCACAATCCCTCTATACTATTCCGCATTGTACCCATTTTGAAGAAATCGATGTAACCGAGCTGATCACTTTCAGAAAAGAACTTAAAATTCTAAACCAAAATATATCTGCAACAGCCTTTTTCCTGAAGGGATTGTCCATTTGCCTGAAAGAATTTCCTGTGTTCAATGCAGTCCTGCATGAAGAAAAGGAAGAAATACATTTGGCCAGTGAACACCATCTCGGTGTTGCGGTTGATACGGCTGAGGGGCTCATCGTTCCGGTCATTAACCATGTTGAGAATAAAACAATCAGAGAAATTCATGCAGAAATGAAACAGCTCACGGAAAAAGCGGTGGAAAATAAGCTGTCTGTAAAAGAAATTTCTGGCGGGACATTTACGATCAGCAATGTGGGACCGCTTGGCGGAAGCTTTGGAGCGACCCCGATTATTCAGCATCCGCAAACCGCACTGGTATCTTTTCATAAAACAAAAAAGATGCCTGTTGTCACAGATGATGACCAGATTGTGATCCGGTCAATGATGAATATATCTATGTCTTTTGATCATAGGGTTGCAGACGGGGCGACAGCTGTACGCTTTACAAACCGGTTTGCTGAATTGATTAAAAATCCGAAATTGCTTGTTCTGGAGATGGTATAA
- the lpdA gene encoding dihydrolipoyl dehydrogenase encodes MVVGELAHERDVIIIGGGPGGYHAAIRAAQLGSSVTLVEQEQLGGICLNKGCIPSKILTQSAEKFTSFQEGENWGLEGGDISFNLSKLQQYKQKKIEQLRAGVEALCQANKIEILNGSAFFLSEDKVGIEKGDKFDVFRFRNAIIATGGTPEKPPWTRELSEMVLDQHSISDLSEIPDKLLIYGSDYIALEIGMAFQTLGSKVTMILDEGKEDFDFDQSICQELKRILKKKKIDIVRNSDVLELQHKEDMFTVTFELKGKIETISGTHLFVSTALRPNTIQLGLPRIGVEQCAAGFIKVDAQSRTTQNHIFAVGDVTEGPALAVKAIKQGKTAAEAIAGIQSQSDFHFIPIVAHTQPPIASAGLTEKEAINMGNDIEIGQFSLSANGFSTLTGKKEGFIKVISCKEKQVLLGIHMVGTGAIELISAGITALEMAARDEDLIFPNYPHPSVNEGLLEAVEALRNQAIHIPPKSKNEQKLKV; translated from the coding sequence ATGGTAGTTGGAGAACTGGCACATGAGCGCGATGTCATCATTATCGGCGGCGGCCCTGGAGGATATCATGCTGCGATCCGTGCTGCACAGCTCGGAAGCAGTGTTACCTTGGTTGAACAGGAGCAGCTTGGCGGGATTTGTTTAAATAAAGGCTGCATACCTTCAAAGATCCTTACACAGTCTGCAGAAAAATTCACTTCATTTCAAGAGGGGGAAAATTGGGGGCTGGAAGGAGGAGATATATCGTTTAATTTAAGCAAGCTTCAGCAATACAAACAGAAGAAAATTGAACAGCTACGAGCAGGAGTTGAAGCGCTCTGTCAAGCCAATAAAATTGAAATACTTAATGGTTCAGCTTTTTTTCTGTCTGAGGATAAGGTTGGCATCGAAAAAGGAGACAAATTTGATGTTTTCAGATTCAGGAATGCAATCATTGCGACCGGCGGAACACCTGAAAAACCACCTTGGACCAGAGAGTTAAGTGAAATGGTATTAGATCAGCATTCCATTTCAGATTTGAGTGAAATACCCGATAAACTATTAATCTATGGCAGTGACTATATTGCGCTTGAAATTGGTATGGCTTTTCAGACGCTGGGATCTAAAGTGACTATGATCCTTGATGAAGGGAAAGAGGATTTTGATTTCGATCAATCCATTTGCCAGGAACTGAAGAGGATTTTAAAAAAGAAAAAAATAGACATTGTAAGAAATTCGGATGTATTGGAATTACAGCATAAGGAAGACATGTTTACAGTAACTTTTGAATTGAAGGGAAAAATAGAAACAATTTCAGGCACACATTTATTTGTTTCAACTGCCCTTAGACCAAACACCATTCAGCTGGGACTACCCCGAATAGGGGTTGAACAATGTGCTGCGGGGTTTATAAAGGTGGATGCTCAAAGCAGGACAACACAGAATCATATCTTCGCTGTGGGTGATGTAACAGAAGGTCCGGCACTTGCTGTAAAAGCAATTAAACAAGGAAAAACAGCTGCAGAAGCGATTGCAGGGATTCAATCTCAATCAGATTTCCATTTCATTCCGATTGTAGCTCATACACAGCCTCCAATTGCGAGTGCCGGGTTAACGGAAAAGGAAGCAATAAACATGGGCAACGATATTGAAATTGGCCAATTTTCATTGTCCGCCAACGGATTTAGCACTCTGACCGGAAAAAAAGAAGGATTTATAAAAGTGATCAGCTGCAAGGAAAAACAAGTTCTTCTGGGAATCCACATGGTAGGCACTGGGGCAATAGAGCTAATTTCAGCCGGCATTACTGCATTGGAAATGGCAGCCAGGGATGAAGATCTAATTTTCCCTAACTATCCTCATCCCAGTGTAAATGAAGGCTTACTGGAAGCTGTTGAAGCTTTAAGGAATCAGGCTATTCACATCCCCCCAAAAAGCAAAAATGAGCAAAAGTTAAAAGTGTAA
- the hppD gene encoding 4-hydroxyphenylpyruvate dioxygenase codes for MQDEKMLREQNKADFFPVKEVDYLEIYSGNAKQSCHYFCTAFGFKPVAYSGLETGNRETVSYVLQQRKIRLVITGTLNDSSRVSNFIKKHGDGVKDIALAVDNVETAYNAAVERGAIEIQPPFEIKDAHGTVKKAVIGTYGDTIHTLVERNNYKGVFMPGFEPYQTEVPFEDAGFIGIDHVVGNVERMEEWVNYYANVMGFKEMKHFTDKDITTEYSALMSKVMHNGGRIKFPINEPAEGKRKSQIEEYLEYYNGPGVQHLAILTEDIVSTVSILRKNGVEFLSTPDSYYEMLSERVGKIDEEIDKLKELNILVDRDDEGYLLQIFTKPIVDRPTLFIEVIQRKGARGFGEGNFKALFESIEREQERRGNL; via the coding sequence ATGCAAGATGAAAAAATGTTAAGGGAACAAAATAAAGCCGATTTCTTTCCTGTTAAAGAGGTAGATTATTTAGAAATCTACTCAGGGAATGCGAAACAGTCCTGCCATTATTTCTGCACGGCTTTCGGCTTTAAGCCAGTTGCTTATTCTGGTCTGGAAACAGGCAATAGGGAAACGGTGTCTTATGTTCTTCAGCAAAGAAAGATCCGCCTCGTGATCACCGGAACTTTAAATGACAGTTCCAGAGTATCGAATTTCATTAAAAAGCATGGGGATGGCGTAAAAGATATTGCTTTAGCCGTCGATAATGTTGAAACGGCCTACAATGCTGCAGTCGAAAGAGGCGCAATTGAAATACAGCCCCCTTTTGAGATAAAGGATGCACATGGCACAGTAAAAAAAGCAGTTATTGGTACATATGGAGATACAATTCACACACTTGTCGAACGCAATAACTATAAAGGCGTATTCATGCCTGGCTTTGAGCCTTATCAAACTGAAGTTCCATTTGAAGATGCCGGTTTTATCGGAATCGACCATGTTGTTGGAAATGTAGAGAGAATGGAGGAATGGGTGAATTATTATGCAAATGTAATGGGCTTTAAGGAAATGAAGCACTTTACAGATAAAGACATTACAACAGAATATTCCGCACTGATGTCCAAGGTTATGCATAATGGCGGCAGGATAAAGTTCCCGATTAATGAGCCTGCAGAAGGGAAACGCAAATCCCAGATTGAGGAATACCTTGAGTACTACAACGGGCCTGGTGTGCAGCATCTGGCGATCCTGACAGAGGATATTGTCAGTACTGTCAGCATCCTTCGCAAAAATGGGGTGGAGTTTTTAAGCACACCTGATTCTTACTATGAAATGCTTTCTGAACGCGTAGGAAAGATTGATGAAGAGATTGACAAATTGAAAGAATTGAATATACTCGTTGACCGCGACGACGAAGGGTATTTGCTTCAAATCTTCACGAAGCCAATAGTTGACCGCCCGACCCTTTTCATCGAAGTCATTCAGCGTAAAGGTGCCAGAGGATTTGGTGAAGGCAACTTTAAAGCACTTTTCGAATCAATTGAACGCGAGCAGGAGAGACGCGGAAATTTATAA
- the hisC gene encoding histidinol-phosphate transaminase, with amino-acid sequence MVRIQTKSAVEKIVSYPLGSSPEEIKEKFNLMAVRKMSDNENVYGCSPEVKNSISKAMNSLYFYPDGTVSLLKRKLAGFYNIREDKFIVSNGSEEIIRLLTRAYISHGDEAIMAQITFPRYETNVLIEGGSAITVPLQNGTHNLNAMYAQINKKTKMVFICNPNNPTGTIVGKTELLQFIEKVPSNILIILDEAYYEYVQSADYLDSISLLEKKPNLIILRTFSKIYGLAGLRVGYGIMDSEIVNELHKVKDVFNVNHLAQAAAAAALHDQGFIRECAEKNANEMEFVSQKLNDLHVGFFPSQTNFIYIFSQYPIAENLIANGLVVRQMKLEGYLDSFRMTLGTREDNEAAMNVINKLLKEKAV; translated from the coding sequence ATGGTCAGAATCCAGACAAAAAGCGCAGTGGAGAAGATTGTTTCTTATCCGCTTGGCAGCTCGCCGGAAGAGATCAAAGAAAAGTTCAATTTAATGGCTGTCCGGAAAATGTCTGATAATGAAAATGTGTATGGCTGTTCACCAGAAGTAAAGAACAGCATCAGCAAAGCAATGAACAGTCTTTATTTTTATCCGGACGGAACTGTTTCCCTGCTCAAGCGCAAACTGGCCGGGTTCTATAATATACGTGAAGATAAATTTATTGTAAGCAATGGTTCAGAAGAAATCATCCGCTTATTGACTAGAGCATACATAAGTCATGGAGACGAAGCTATTATGGCACAGATTACCTTTCCGAGATATGAAACAAACGTCCTGATTGAAGGCGGCAGTGCTATAACTGTCCCGCTGCAAAATGGCACACATAATCTAAATGCCATGTATGCGCAGATTAACAAAAAAACAAAAATGGTATTTATATGCAATCCTAACAATCCTACAGGAACCATAGTCGGTAAAACAGAACTTCTGCAATTCATCGAAAAAGTTCCTTCGAATATCTTGATTATTCTAGATGAAGCTTACTATGAATATGTGCAATCTGCAGATTACCTTGACTCTATTTCACTTTTGGAAAAGAAGCCGAACTTGATCATTCTGAGGACTTTTTCTAAAATTTATGGTCTCGCCGGACTCCGTGTCGGCTATGGAATCATGGATTCTGAGATAGTGAATGAACTTCATAAGGTAAAAGATGTTTTTAATGTCAATCATCTGGCACAGGCAGCAGCTGCAGCAGCATTACATGATCAAGGCTTTATAAGGGAATGTGCTGAAAAAAATGCGAATGAGATGGAATTTGTGAGCCAAAAGTTAAATGATTTACACGTCGGCTTTTTTCCATCCCAAACCAACTTTATTTATATTTTCAGTCAGTATCCTATAGCGGAAAACTTGATTGCAAATGGCTTAGTTGTACGGCAAATGAAGCTTGAGGGATATCTTGATTCTTTTCGGATGACTTTAGGTACAAGGGAAGATAATGAAGCAGCCATGAATGTGATAAACAAACTTCTAAAAGAAAAGGCGGTGTAA
- a CDS encoding flavin reductase family protein, protein MDLNPASLEWNNAYKLLVGSILPRPIAFVTTMDADGNVNAAPFSFFTAICADPMLICFSPMRKGTDGSKKDTLANIEATKEFVINIVSEDFTEKMNICAADYPAGTDELVAAGLTKEKSAAVNPPRVKESKVHLECSLHQVLHFGEQPGSGSLVIGKVEHVHVAEELYENGRINSEKLKPVGRMAGHIYTRPMTDVFELIRKTDPR, encoded by the coding sequence ATGGATTTAAATCCTGCCAGTCTGGAATGGAATAACGCTTATAAGCTGCTGGTTGGTTCTATCCTGCCGCGTCCCATTGCGTTTGTTACCACAATGGATGCGGATGGAAATGTAAATGCAGCTCCATTTAGCTTTTTTACTGCCATTTGTGCGGATCCGATGCTGATTTGCTTTTCACCGATGCGAAAAGGGACGGATGGCTCTAAGAAAGACACGCTTGCCAATATCGAAGCGACAAAGGAATTCGTTATTAACATCGTCAGTGAAGACTTTACTGAAAAGATGAATATTTGTGCAGCGGATTATCCGGCTGGTACAGACGAACTAGTCGCCGCTGGGCTAACTAAAGAAAAAAGTGCCGCTGTGAATCCTCCTCGGGTGAAAGAATCAAAAGTCCACTTGGAATGCAGTCTCCATCAGGTACTTCATTTTGGAGAACAACCTGGTTCAGGAAGCCTGGTGATTGGAAAAGTGGAGCATGTGCATGTTGCTGAAGAACTATATGAAAATGGAAGGATTAATTCTGAGAAACTGAAGCCAGTTGGCCGGATGGCAGGACATATATATACCAGGCCGATGACGGATGTATTTGAATTAATCAGAAAAACAGACCCAAGGTGA